One genomic region from Quadrisphaera sp. RL12-1S encodes:
- a CDS encoding transglutaminase family protein: MSSTGRLRLAAAVAVLATAAGLHLVVQGTAWYVQVALAVVVVSATGAAASALRLPSWVGAVAQPVALLVVLCVLFVPGQAVLGLLPGPEALRALWALVLEGRETVHSQAAPVLAEPGLRLLVTAGAGAVAVVVDVVAVALRSPALTGPVLLAVHAVAVVFAPGGVSWGWFALAVAGWLLLVAADAGSRTAAWGRRVQQRRPTGAGPTRRSGGPAVGLAGAAGAVAVVVVALVAAVVVPPLVPGTTSVVLVGGNGQGIGGAAANSVNPLLDLRSDLQSQGTAEVLRYRTSAVSPSPLRIVTVDDFDGAVWRPTPIDPAQTRALRDGMPAPPGLADSTPRTDVTYDITVDALRQQWLPAPYPATQVQVSGDWVVDTSTLNIRAQGRTVTQQDQRYRITQAAVAPTPEQLRDAGEAPEAITQRYTALPQDLPPQLAQTAREVVGSETDEFLQASELQDWFRSTGGFTYSLEAPEPRTANALADFLTDKTGYCVHFASAMAVMARTLGIPSRVAVGFLPGASLGDGSWQVTLQDAHAWPELYFEGAGWVRFEPTPSARTGTAPAWTQAPVAPLAPSTASSGASATTAAPSSSATSSAAPSTTASAAPGQQEQSAVPWSGLLVVLALVLGVLAAPLASRSLVRRRRWSRASSDAARAEAAWADLVEQIGDLGVVLPPSQTPRQVGARLEEGLRHEDGPSAQAPAVARLVGAVEGARYGSGGSSGSRGSRGGGTALAEDVREVVGAVVAQRPGSATWRWRLLPPSGVAHLRRWGRALLRRS; the protein is encoded by the coding sequence ATGAGCTCGACCGGCCGTCTGAGGCTGGCTGCCGCGGTGGCGGTGCTGGCCACCGCCGCGGGCTTGCACCTGGTGGTGCAGGGCACCGCCTGGTACGTGCAGGTGGCGCTCGCGGTGGTGGTGGTCTCGGCCACCGGGGCCGCCGCCTCGGCCCTGCGCCTGCCCTCCTGGGTGGGGGCGGTGGCGCAGCCGGTGGCGCTGCTCGTGGTGCTCTGCGTGCTCTTCGTCCCCGGTCAGGCCGTGCTGGGGCTGCTGCCGGGGCCGGAGGCCCTGCGCGCGCTGTGGGCGCTGGTGCTGGAGGGCCGGGAGACCGTGCACTCCCAGGCGGCGCCGGTGCTCGCCGAGCCGGGCCTGCGGCTGCTGGTCACCGCGGGCGCGGGCGCCGTCGCCGTCGTCGTCGACGTGGTGGCGGTGGCGCTGCGCTCCCCGGCGCTGACGGGTCCGGTGCTGCTCGCCGTGCACGCGGTGGCGGTGGTCTTCGCCCCCGGCGGGGTGTCGTGGGGGTGGTTCGCGCTGGCGGTGGCCGGGTGGCTGCTGCTCGTGGCCGCTGACGCCGGCTCCCGCACCGCCGCGTGGGGGCGCCGCGTGCAGCAGCGCCGGCCGACCGGCGCCGGCCCCACCCGCCGCTCGGGAGGCCCGGCCGTCGGCCTGGCGGGGGCCGCGGGAGCCGTCGCCGTCGTCGTCGTGGCCCTGGTCGCCGCGGTGGTGGTGCCCCCGCTGGTGCCCGGCACCACGTCCGTGGTGCTCGTGGGCGGCAACGGCCAGGGCATCGGCGGCGCCGCCGCCAACTCCGTGAACCCCCTGCTGGACCTGCGCTCGGACCTGCAGAGCCAGGGCACCGCCGAGGTGCTGCGCTACCGCACCTCCGCCGTCTCGCCGTCCCCGCTGCGGATCGTCACCGTGGACGACTTCGACGGCGCGGTGTGGCGGCCCACCCCCATCGACCCGGCCCAGACCCGCGCCCTGCGCGACGGGATGCCGGCCCCGCCGGGACTCGCGGACTCCACCCCGCGCACGGACGTCACCTACGACATCACCGTGGACGCGCTGCGCCAGCAGTGGCTGCCCGCGCCGTACCCGGCCACGCAGGTGCAGGTCAGCGGCGACTGGGTGGTGGACACCAGCACCCTGAACATCCGGGCCCAGGGCCGCACGGTCACGCAGCAGGACCAGCGCTACCGGATCACCCAGGCCGCCGTCGCGCCCACGCCGGAGCAGCTGCGCGACGCGGGCGAGGCCCCGGAGGCCATCACCCAGCGCTACACCGCGCTGCCGCAGGACCTCCCGCCCCAGCTGGCGCAGACCGCGCGCGAGGTGGTGGGGTCGGAGACCGACGAGTTCCTGCAGGCCAGCGAGCTGCAGGACTGGTTCCGCAGCACCGGTGGGTTCACCTACTCCCTGGAGGCCCCCGAGCCGCGCACGGCCAACGCCCTGGCCGACTTCCTCACCGACAAGACCGGGTACTGCGTGCACTTCGCCTCGGCGATGGCGGTGATGGCCCGCACCCTCGGCATCCCCTCGCGCGTGGCCGTGGGCTTCCTGCCCGGCGCCTCGCTCGGCGACGGCTCCTGGCAGGTCACCCTGCAGGACGCGCACGCCTGGCCGGAGCTGTACTTCGAGGGCGCGGGCTGGGTGCGCTTCGAGCCCACCCCCAGCGCCCGCACCGGCACGGCACCCGCCTGGACCCAGGCCCCCGTGGCACCGCTCGCCCCGAGCACGGCGTCCAGCGGCGCCAGCGCCACCACGGCGGCCCCCAGCTCCTCCGCCACGTCCTCCGCTGCGCCGAGCACCACCGCCAGCGCAGCCCCGGGACAGCAGGAGCAGTCGGCGGTGCCGTGGTCCGGGCTCCTCGTGGTGCTGGCGCTCGTGCTCGGGGTGCTGGCCGCACCGCTGGCCAGCCGCTCGCTGGTGCGCCGGCGGCGGTGGAGCCGCGCGAGCAGCGACGCCGCGCGCGCCGAAGCGGCGTGGGCCGACCTCGTCGAGCAGATCGGCGACCTCGGCGTGGTGCTGCCGCCGTCCCAGACACCGCGACAGGTGGGCGCCCGGCTCGAGGAGGGCCTGCGCCACGAGGACGGGCCGAGCGCCCAGGCGCCGGCCGTCGCGCGGCTGGTGGGGGCGGTGGAGGGCGCCCGCTACGGCTCCGGCGGCTCCAGCGGCTCGCGGGGCTCGCGGGGCGGAGGGACCGCCCTGGCCGAGGACGTCCGCGAGGTGGTCGGCGCGGTGGTCGCCCAGCGGCCGGGCTCGGCCACGTGGCGCTGGCGGCTCCTGCCCCCGTCCGGGGTGGCGCACCTGCGCCGCTGGGGCCGGGCGCTGCTGCGCCGCAGCTGA
- a CDS encoding DUF3040 domain-containing protein: MPLSEHEQRLLEQMEQQLLSDDPRFASTMRGPRRQGGGRRSVVVGVGVAVAGLAALVGTLFLIPLAQRGWVYGIGGLAFVIMLGGILYAVSGAGGRAESGPVGVVGADGRPAPRPQAGHQRPARARRQGTFMQRLEQRWDRRRDDRWG, encoded by the coding sequence GTGCCGCTGTCCGAGCACGAGCAGCGTCTGCTGGAGCAGATGGAGCAGCAGCTGCTCTCCGACGACCCCCGCTTCGCCTCGACCATGCGCGGCCCCCGCCGCCAGGGCGGTGGCCGGCGCAGCGTGGTCGTCGGCGTGGGTGTCGCCGTCGCGGGTCTCGCGGCGCTCGTGGGCACCCTGTTCCTCATCCCGCTCGCGCAGCGCGGCTGGGTCTACGGCATCGGTGGCCTGGCCTTCGTGATCATGCTGGGCGGCATCCTCTACGCCGTCTCCGGCGCCGGAGGCCGCGCGGAGAGCGGCCCGGTCGGCGTGGTCGGGGCTGACGGCCGACCGGCCCCGCGTCCGCAGGCCGGCCACCAGCGGCCGGCGAGGGCCCGCCGCCAGGGCACCTTCATGCAGCGCCTCGAGCAGCGGTGGGACCGCCGCCGGGACGACCGCTGGGGCTGA
- the dinB gene encoding DNA polymerase IV — MSRSQLARAGLDPAVAASVAGLRQHTPGDASDGCTVLHVDMDAFYASVSLLERPDLRGKPVIVGGGSSRGVVLSATYEARRSGVHSAMSMSRARRMCPDAVVLPPDPDRYAAVSAAVVALFTSVTPVVEQLGMDEAFLDVSGAVRRSGSPLQIATDLRDRVADEQGVTCSVGLATTKAVAKLASGRAKPDGALVVPADQVVPFLHPLPTSALWGVGEKTEQALARLGLHTVGQVAHTPSATLRRALGDALGASLHELAWGRDPRPVVPSAAVAERSTGAQETFAVDVDDPEVVLREVLRMSERVARHLRRDGHVGRTVVLVVRFADFTTVTRSRTLREATDSGRDVYAAAAALWTAMGLQRARIRLVGVRVEGLVDAERVPRQLRLDEPERGWREADRAVDAAVRRFGSGVVAPASLLLPRPGGQGRPPTGGVP; from the coding sequence GTGAGCCGCAGCCAGCTCGCCCGGGCCGGGCTCGACCCCGCCGTGGCCGCCTCCGTCGCCGGCCTGCGCCAGCACACCCCCGGCGACGCCAGCGACGGGTGCACCGTGCTCCACGTGGACATGGACGCCTTCTACGCCTCCGTCTCCCTGCTCGAGCGCCCCGACCTGCGCGGCAAGCCCGTCATCGTCGGCGGCGGCTCGAGCCGCGGCGTGGTCCTGTCCGCCACCTACGAGGCGCGCCGCTCCGGCGTCCACTCGGCCATGTCCATGAGCCGCGCCCGCCGGATGTGCCCCGACGCCGTCGTCCTCCCGCCCGACCCCGACCGGTACGCCGCGGTCTCGGCCGCCGTCGTCGCCCTGTTCACCTCGGTGACCCCGGTGGTGGAGCAGCTGGGCATGGACGAGGCCTTCCTCGACGTCTCCGGAGCGGTGCGCCGCTCCGGCTCCCCGCTGCAGATCGCCACCGACCTGCGCGACCGGGTGGCCGACGAGCAGGGCGTGACCTGCTCGGTGGGCCTGGCGACGACGAAGGCCGTGGCCAAGCTCGCCTCGGGCCGCGCCAAGCCCGACGGCGCCCTCGTGGTGCCCGCCGACCAGGTGGTGCCCTTCCTGCACCCGCTGCCCACCAGCGCGCTGTGGGGCGTGGGGGAGAAGACCGAGCAGGCCCTGGCCCGCCTCGGCCTGCACACGGTGGGCCAGGTGGCGCACACGCCCTCGGCCACACTGCGCCGCGCCCTCGGTGACGCGCTCGGCGCCTCCCTGCACGAGCTCGCCTGGGGCCGCGACCCCCGGCCCGTGGTGCCCAGCGCGGCCGTCGCCGAGCGGAGCACCGGCGCGCAGGAGACCTTCGCCGTCGACGTCGACGACCCCGAGGTGGTCCTGCGCGAGGTGCTGCGGATGTCCGAGCGGGTGGCCCGCCACCTGCGCCGCGACGGGCACGTGGGCCGCACGGTGGTGCTGGTGGTGCGCTTCGCCGACTTCACCACCGTCACGCGCTCGCGGACGCTGCGCGAGGCCACGGACTCCGGGCGCGACGTCTACGCCGCGGCCGCGGCCCTGTGGACGGCGATGGGCCTGCAGCGCGCCCGCATCCGGCTGGTGGGGGTGCGCGTGGAGGGCCTCGTCGACGCCGAGCGGGTGCCGCGCCAGCTGCGCCTGGACGAGCCCGAGCGGGGCTGGCGCGAGGCCGACCGCGCCGTGGACGCCGCGGTGCGGCGGTTCGGCAGCGGCGTGGTGGCGCCCGCGTCGCTGCTGCTGCCGCGGCCCGGTGGGCAGGGCCGTCCTCCGACCGGGGGAGTCCCCTGA